TGTATATGCTACCTCCCATAATTTTATTAAGCCATGATTTATTGGAATAAGAGCCGTGATTTCCATCATGCATCACATTCATACCTACTCCGGCCATTCCGATTCCCATTACGATGGACAGCAAAAGCATAAGCCAAAAAGGCATGTCCAGAGCCAATATCAGGAAATAAGGAGTTAGAAAAAGGCTGAACATGATAATCGCCTTGAGATGCAATTTCCAGTTTCCGGTTTTTTTGATGTTATTTTCCTTGAAATAATTGTTGACGCGAGTGTTTAGGGTCCTAAAAAATTTCAAGCTGTCATTTTTGGAAAACGTTGGAATTGTGGTATTCATATGGTAATTTATAATTAATCAAAATAAAGTCTTCAAAGGTAAAGATTCTTGCTTATGTAAACGGATAAAAACCTAAAAAATTTCAATCTGAAAATGTTTACTTTTGTGAAAATTTTAAAAATGGAAGAAATTCTAAAATATTTCCCTAATCTGTCTGATATTCAGAAGCAGCAGTTTGAAAAATTAGAGGAACTTTATCACGATTGGAATGCAAAAATAAACGTTATTTCACGTAAGGATATTGATGAATTGTATACAAAACACATACTGCATTCTTTGGCAATTGCAAAAATTCAGGAGTTTGAGCCGGGGACTTCTATTCTGGATGTGGGAACAGGCGGTGGTTTTCCCGGAATTCCGTTAGCTATCCTTTTTCCGGAAACCCAATTTTACCTGATTGATGTTATTGGGAAAAAGATAAAAGTGGTGCAGGCAGTTGCTGAAGCTTTAAAACTGGAAAATG
This portion of the Flavobacterium lindanitolerans genome encodes:
- the rsmG gene encoding 16S rRNA (guanine(527)-N(7))-methyltransferase RsmG; protein product: MEEILKYFPNLSDIQKQQFEKLEELYHDWNAKINVISRKDIDELYTKHILHSLAIAKIQEFEPGTSILDVGTGGGFPGIPLAILFPETQFYLIDVIGKKIKVVQAVAEALKLENVKAEQIRAENVKGDFDFIVSRAVTNMPDFVSWVRLKIKKQQKHELKNGILYLKGGDLTEELKDFPKATEYNISAFFDNEFFETKKVVHLPLKYKG